The genomic window CTATGGAGTCGGAGAAGGACATTAGACAAGGTTGTAATCGGGTGACCGTTTACGCTTTTCATTGTGGTCAAGGCGTTTTGGAATTCAGCCACATGCTGGTCAAATTCATTCAGATACATATTTACCAAAAGCGGACTGATGAGTGAACCCTGATGGAGTTCATTACTATTTGTGCTGCCAGCGGTAGCGGCAGAATGGAGGTTATGATGAAGAAAACAGTGCTTTTAAGCATTATTTTATTTGTTTCCTTATTAGTTGGTTGCGGTATTGGCTTTGAAAAAGAAGCAGATCAAGAAATAGAAAAGATACTAAATGAGTCTAATTATGAGAACATAATAACTTATAAAGGAGAAAGCCAAAATTGGAAAGTAAATTATATTGATGAATATACAGATATTTGGGAGAAGGATAGTGAGAATAAAGATCAATACTATATGAAAGTTAAAAGAAACTGGATTTTAATCTATAAAGGAAATAATTTAAATGAGCTAAAGGGAAAAAGCGTCAACTGTTGCTTCAAATCTCCAATTAACGTTCATTCTACATCTGCAAAGTTTGAAAATGGTATTTTCATATCACAGGAAGAGAAAGAACAAAAAACAAGCATTCCCCGAGGGCAGGAAGATTTTAAGTATGAAGCAATAATAACATGGGATGAAAAAAATACACAAAAGAATGAAATTATTACATTGCATATCGATAAAAATCGGCTTGCTACAGAGCGAGAATAAGGCTTCTTAAATGAATTGACCCTTTTATTTCCTTACTGGAGGTTTTTGCTATAAATGCTAAGTATATTATTGTAATATTAGACCGGCTTTTAACCGGTCTTAGTTTTACCTTATAGATTTTCCTATGCTTATAATTTCCTCCTCCGCCAGAGGGCCGGAAATACTGTAGAACATCGCCGGTGTATGCCAGAGGAGCTGGCGGGTATCGTTCTTTTTAAACCAAATGAGTGTGGCCTCAAAACCATTTAAATATACTGTTTTAACATCGGTGTTGTTTTTTCTGAAGTTGTAAGAAAAGGCGGTGGGTCTGGTGACTGGAGTTTCCTCTACGGTGAAATACCTGTCATTGTTACTGGCTTCATATTTAAGCTCGATGGAAGACATTCTGCTGTTTTCATCTCTTATGAATACTCCGGAAAGCCGATATCCATCGGGGATGTATGCTGGAAATACAATTTCATAATCCAGCATTTTTTGAACCTCATCGGGACTGCGATAGGTTTTTTCACTCACGGCGTTTGTTTCTTTCTGTCCCTGCAATGTATCCTTTTCTGTCTGAGTAATGCCTGAAATATTAACCACGTTTCCAAAAAAACTTTTTATAGTCTTGAAAAAACCATGACCTGCAAAGGCGCTGTTACCCGTGCCTGCAACAAATCCCATAAAAAATACGAGCAGGACGGCTGCGGCAGCCAGTGTTCTTTTTACCCACACCTGTTTTTTAACCTTCTTTGAAACATTGAGCTCTTTTTTTATTTTTAGCCAAATCCGCTTTTTATCCGGTGAAATAATATCATCGGAAATTTTTTTTATCTGTTCGGAAAAATACATATCAAATTCATCTTTATATTCCTTCATATAACTTCGCGCCCCTCCTGTGATTTTTGGGATTCCAACAATTTCTTTAATGTGTTTTTTTGCTCTATGAAATCTGCTTTTAACTGCCGCTGCAGAAATACCCAAAACTTCTCCTATGTCTTTAAATGGGAGGTCATAATAGTATCTTAATATTACAACTTGACGGTAGGATAAATTCAGCTTATTTAAAGCATTGATTATCTTCAGCTTATTTTCTTTATCAAGAATTAAGTCTAACGGATCTTCAAAATAATATTTTTGCTGTAAATTATCTATTTGGTCCGAGGGATATATTCTGGAACTTTTTCTTATCATATCGATAGCTTTATTCGAAGCTATAACGGCAACCCAGGCATGAAATTTTTTTATATCTCTTAATCTATCAAAGTTATTGAATGCCGCAATAAAAGCTTCCTGGACGGCATCTTCGGCGATGGAATCGTTGAGGGTAATCATATAGGTCGACTTATAGATCTTATCAAAATACTTGTCATAAAGCATTTCAAATAGATCGCTGTTTTCCAAAATTCAATCACCCCTTACAATCTTTCCCTGCATGTCCATTATATCACAAAAAGATTGTAAAAAATATTTTTAAAATGTTTACATAATGTTGAAACCTTTTTGGGGGTTCATGCGACTATATAATGAAAAAAATCGGGGTCTTCGTGGATAGACTTAAAAAATTATACCTTTGTGAATTATCAATCGGATTATGCGTATGGGGCAAAGACGGTGCCGGTGTCCCGAGGCAAGTACTATCGGGTTAAAAGCTACCATTATGCGGAAGACGGCTCATTGGAAGATGAAACAACCGCTACAACGGATAAGATCATAATCAATTAAACCCATCAGGAAAGCAAAGAATGCCCAGAAAAATAAATATCAGCAATAAGGGCAAACTTATAGAAAGGTAGGGGCGCAAAGCCACAGGGTCTAAAGTGCCCCCGCACTATAACAGCATTGAATTGATATTTAAAAAATCGGGCAATAAACTAAATTAAAAGAACAATGAAATCATGGAAACATAGAAAGGAGGTGAAAAATTATGACAGAATTGTTAAAAAGAAAAATTATAATAAGTGCTGCATGTTTATTCACACTTGTTGGTACGGTCGCTGCTATTGAACCTATGTGTATGGGGAGGTTTTATCCCCCCCATGTTCCGGAAATCTTGAAGGGGCCAATTAAAAAGAAGAAAGGTATTGTATAACCTTTCTTCAAAAAGAAAGAAATTCAGTTAAAATCATATAGCAAAAAAGTTGATTTGTAAAGAACAAAATAATTATTGGGAGGAAAAGTCATGAAATATAAAGTGCCTATTTTAATGCTACTGTTTATTTTTAGCACAATGTCAGTTGCTTTTTGCAACACCTACTTATTTTCGACAAAATCCCAGTTCTTCTGATGATTATGGTGGAGCATGGGTAGAAGATGTTTCTAGCTCTATTAAATCTGAGATTGCGAGTACCGGTTGTAATATTTCATGTATGGCTATGGACTTTAAGACATGGGGTTTTAAGACAGTTGATTCATTTTATGATGAGAGAACAGGTGAGACTATCGCTCATGCAAATGCAGACCCCTATGTAGTATACAAGCTTAATAACAACGACACTTATGTATCTGACTATTATGCTCTTTGCAAGAAATTCGGCACAACCTTTAACAGGATAGTAGAATTTGCTTCGAACGCTACCGATC from Biomaibacter acetigenes includes these protein-coding regions:
- a CDS encoding sigma-70 family RNA polymerase sigma factor yields the protein MENSDLFEMLYDKYFDKIYKSTYMITLNDSIAEDAVQEAFIAAFNNFDRLRDIKKFHAWVAVIASNKAIDMIRKSSRIYPSDQIDNLQQKYYFEDPLDLILDKENKLKIINALNKLNLSYRQVVILRYYYDLPFKDIGEVLGISAAAVKSRFHRAKKHIKEIVGIPKITGGARSYMKEYKDEFDMYFSEQIKKISDDIISPDKKRIWLKIKKELNVSKKVKKQVWVKRTLAAAAVLLVFFMGFVAGTGNSAFAGHGFFKTIKSFFGNVVNISGITQTEKDTLQGQKETNAVSEKTYRSPDEVQKMLDYEIVFPAYIPDGYRLSGVFIRDENSRMSSIELKYEASNNDRYFTVEETPVTRPTAFSYNFRKNNTDVKTVYLNGFEATLIWFKKNDTRQLLWHTPAMFYSISGPLAEEEIISIGKSIR